Proteins encoded within one genomic window of Glycine soja cultivar W05 chromosome 1, ASM419377v2, whole genome shotgun sequence:
- the LOC114413350 gene encoding uncharacterized protein LOC114413350 — MGTTSCEYVSWEEVFMSNDKGRREVHYLLKRRGGGSDLAVLGKEKSLKHMSYRYAIRNTSSFRPYFKLRSRREVVNWLDSIVSDSSSGDAAMVGKHGYEPEIGALKDNQLQRMRNCTKEFSWIGLPWACKKRRKHYQAYKRNGFQISVHDFIFVLAEEDKRLVAYLEDLYEDSKGNKMVVVRWFHKIDEVGIALPHSFSDREVFFSLYLQDLSIECIDGLAFVLSPGHYEKFQNEARCTHLEPFICNHQFDNDDVKPFDITQIKGYWKQEILRYMYTQLDSKSSGSSRQSDDDLELDENHMTTVFIRPKKRLRLTKADDAKEAVDLVGLKTENVNNSKNNTKINTGNNSGKLIGHTNMTATIKGTNEHASHHLVVGSLVEVLSQDGGMRGCWFRASVIKKNKDKVKVQYQDIQDAVDETKKLEEWVLASRIAVPDNLGLRMRGRTMVRPAPPSNKRELSWVGDVGFVVDAWWHDGWWEGIVVQKDSESNCHVYFPGEKVVSVFGPGNLRESQDWVGNEWVFVRERPDLVASVLSSLKTKQNSCKSNSNNIQSTGAITRDGIQFGQSDTCLDSDKDRPRKAEVVPDLLKNVLSSQLRWKTTRKRKRGRSSASYQKPRCTDTHQKRSPNVMKSNAPDSFLIPASLKVDHDDCKYVGDPSIFSSSVVPSLTNMVMCR, encoded by the exons ATGGGAACGACGTCGTGTGAGTACGTGAGCTGGGAGGAGGTGTTTATGTCGAACGACAAGGGGAGGAGGGAGGTTCATTACTTGCTTAAACGACGAGGCGGTGGCTCGGATCTGGCCGTTTTGGGAAAAGAGAAGAGCCTCAAACACATGTCGTATCGCTACGCCATTCGAAACACGTCGTCGTTTCGGCCTTACTTTAAGCTCAGGTCGCGCAGAGAGGTTGTTAATTGGTTGGATTCAATTGTTTCAG aTTCGTCTTCTGGGGATGCGGCTATGGTGGGAAAACATGGTTATGAACCTGAAATTGGAGCCTTGAAG GATAATCAATTGCAGAGGATGCGCAATtgtacaaaagaattctcatggATAGGGTTGCCATGGGCGtgtaagaaaagaagaaagcacTATCAGGCATATAAGAGAAATGGTTTTCAGATATCC GTGcatgattttatatttgttctggCAGAAGAGGACAAGCGTCTAGTTGCCTACTTGGAAGACCTTTATGAGGATTCCAAAGGCAATAAGATGGTTGTGGTGCGCTGGTTTCACAAAATTGATGAGGTTGGTATTGCTTTGCCTCACAGTTTTAGTGACAGAGaggttttcttttctctttatcttCAAGATCTGAGTATTGAATGCATAGATGGATTGGCTTTCGTCCTCAGTCCTGGGCATTACGAAAAGTTTCAGAATGAGGCCCGTTGTACTCACTTAGAGCCATTCATCTGCAACCACCAGTTCGATAATGATGATGTGAAACCCTTTGATATAACACAGATTAAGGGTTATTGGAAACAGGAAATTCTCAGGTACATGTATACCCAATTGGACTCGAAGTCTAGTGGGAGTTCCAGGCAATCAGATGATGACCTGGAACTTGATGAAAATCATATGACTACCGTTTTTATCAGACCTAAGAAGAGGCTGCGCCTTACCAAAGcagatgatgccaaagaagcagttgatttgGTTGGCCTTAAAACAGAAAATGTGAATAACAGTAAGAATAATACCAAAATCAATACTGGAAACAATTCTGGGAAACTGATTGGGCACACAAACATGACAGCAACCATTAAAGGGACAAATGAACATGCTTCACACCATTTAGTTGTAGGTTCCCTAGTCGAGGTCCTCTCTCAAGACGGTGGGATGAGAGGATGCTGGTTCAGAGCTTCTGTCATTAAGAAGAATAAAGATAAAGTCAAGGTGCAATATCAAGATATTCAGGATGCTGTCGATGAAACCAAGAAGCTTGAG GAATGGGTTTTAGCTTCCAGAATTGCAGTGCCTGACAACCTGGGTCTTCGAATGCGTGGGAGGACCATGGTCCGGCCAGCTCCACCATCCAACAAACGAGAACTATCGTGGGTCGGCGATGTTGGTTTTGTTGTTGATGCTTGGTGGCATGATGGATGGTGGGAAGGCATTGTTGTTCAAAAGGACTCGGAATCTAATTGTCATGTTTATTTCCCAG GGGAAAAAGTGGTGTCGGTATTTGGTCCTGGTAACTTGAGAGAGTCTCAAGATTGGGTGGGGAATGAGTGGGTATTTGTGAGGGAAAGACCTGATCTTGTGGCTTCTGTTTTATCTagcttgaaaacaaaacaaaactcatgCAAATCCAATTCCAATAACATCCAATCAACTGGAGCAATCACCAGAGATGGAATACAATTTGGGCAATCGGATACTTGCTTGGATTCTGATAAGGATAGACCAAGAAAAGCTGAAGTGGTTCCAGACCTTTTGAAGAATGTTTTGTCATCCCAGTTAAGGTGGAAGACCACCAGAAAGAGGAAACGTGGAAGAAGCAGCGCCTCATATCAGAAGCCACGGTGCACTGACACCCATCAGAAAAGGTCACCGAATGTTATGAAATCAAATGCTCCTGACAGTTTTTTGATCCCGGCATCATTGAAAGTTGATCATGATGACTGCAAGTATGTTGGGGATCCTTCCATCTTCAGTTCTTCAGTTGTGCCTTCTTTAACTAACATGGTTATGTGTAGGTGA
- the LOC114413357 gene encoding uncharacterized protein LOC114413357 isoform X1, whose product MDCEDGAKKELQGVVVGVRKSKGFPLGGSGTSLASMEFLSMPQVQEVVLSADMQCEKCQKRVTDIIAKMNVETESVVINVLEKKVTLTFRLPSIGKVTTRKITHINNRNSLPKVAIIKRLFRSSRA is encoded by the exons ATGGATTGTGAAGATGGTGCTAAAAAGGAGCTTCAAGGAGTGGTTGTTGGTGTAAGAAAATCAAAGGGTTTTCCTCTTGGTGGGAGTGGGACTAGTCTAGCTTCTATGGAGTTCTTGTCCATGCCTCAG GTTCAGGAGGTTGTTCTCTCTGCAGACATGCAATGTGAGAAGTGCCAGAAGAGGGTTACTGACATTATTGCAAAAATGAATG TAGAGACAGAGTCTGTGGTGATTAACGTTTTGGAAAAGAAAGTAACACTTACTTTCAGATTACCATCAATAGGGAAAGTTACCACTCGGAAAATTACTCACATCAACAACAGGAATTCCCTCCCCAAAGTTGCCATCATCAAGCGATTATTTCGCTCTTCGCGTGCTTGA
- the LOC114413357 gene encoding uncharacterized protein LOC114413357 isoform X3, with protein MDCEDGAKKELQGVVVGVRKSKGFPLGGSGTSLASMEFLSMPQVQEVVLSADMQCEKCQKRVTDIIAKMNGPVYSYKGSHQLN; from the exons ATGGATTGTGAAGATGGTGCTAAAAAGGAGCTTCAAGGAGTGGTTGTTGGTGTAAGAAAATCAAAGGGTTTTCCTCTTGGTGGGAGTGGGACTAGTCTAGCTTCTATGGAGTTCTTGTCCATGCCTCAG GTTCAGGAGGTTGTTCTCTCTGCAGACATGCAATGTGAGAAGTGCCAGAAGAGGGTTACTGACATTATTGCAAAAATGAATG GACCAGTTTATTCATATAAGGGTTCTCACCAGTTAAATTAA
- the LOC114413357 gene encoding uncharacterized protein LOC114413357 isoform X2 encodes MDCEDGAKKELQGVVVGVRKSKGFPLGGSGTSLASMEFLSMPQVQEVVLSADMQCEKCQKRVTDIIAKMNGAFDSQQEAREERERVREMHTSFIRGGPCWFPPRNRLAYVLA; translated from the exons ATGGATTGTGAAGATGGTGCTAAAAAGGAGCTTCAAGGAGTGGTTGTTGGTGTAAGAAAATCAAAGGGTTTTCCTCTTGGTGGGAGTGGGACTAGTCTAGCTTCTATGGAGTTCTTGTCCATGCCTCAG GTTCAGGAGGTTGTTCTCTCTGCAGACATGCAATGTGAGAAGTGCCAGAAGAGGGTTACTGACATTATTGCAAAAATGAATG GAGCATTTGATTCCCAACAGGAAGccagagaagagagagagagagtgagggaAATGCATACATCATTCATAAGAGGTGGTCCTTGTTGGTTTCCCCCTAGGAATAGGCTGGCATATGTTCTGGCATGA
- the LOC114413377 gene encoding uncharacterized protein LOC114413377 codes for MSEKYCCMVMRINVDCNSCCRKLRRIILRMKAIENHMIEKQQRRVFVFGRFEPGDVAIKIKKKMNRRVEILEVQEMEGEAQNEGE; via the exons ATGTCAGAAAAG TATTGTTGCATGGTCATGAGAATCAACGTTGACTGCAATTCTTGTTGCAGAAAATTAAGGAGGATCATTCTAAGGATGAAAG CGATAGAGAACCATATGATAGAGAAGCAGCAGCGCAGGGTATTTGTGTTTGGCAGATTTGAACCAGGGGATGTTgcaataaagataaagaaaaagatgaaccgAAGAGTTGAGATCCTTGAAGTTCAAGAAATGGAGGGTGAAGCTCAAAATGAAGGAGAATAG